One region of Epilithonimonas zeae genomic DNA includes:
- a CDS encoding polysaccharide biosynthesis protein: MDKVKNPKRFSLNDNVLDLADLKFLPRWVILVIDILILILSLTVSHLLIMGLEVKHYNVFPLLYVFMFLISVNVFYMYIFKTYLGVIRHSTFVDLFKIFLANLCSNLTIIIINYTYYFGSQQKVVLIPFLGLYFAISCLCLFVFRLCVKGGFNLIKENKRSLSRKKIYILGDDDLSVAIAQVILSSPNLPFDIQGFISYSNKKVNIKLLDKKIITKQNFINNLRNGISDINGVLVIKEALQKDELEFWVNLFLEYNLKIYKAPAMQKLRTNDIINNIKTIQIEDLLNRKQIKLDNLEVKKRHFQKTILVTGGAGSIGGEIVRQVALLEPLQIIILDQSETPLYDTELEMRELYPHINFKFILADISNLSRLEPLFAKYNFSMVYHAAAYKHVPLVEDNPHEAVLVNVLGTKNLALLSNKYNVNRFVMVSTDKAVNPTNVMGASKRVAELFVQSLQNLEGNTTKFITTRFGNVLGSNGSVIPHFRKQIEKGGPVTITHPEIVRYFMTIAEACELVLHAGTMGAGGEIYVFDMGDPVKILELAKRMIKLSGFEPDIDIKIIYTGLRPGEKLYEELLSDNARTLPTSHDKIMISKDPSMQFAEIDELTDLVIEFSKKEEKQEIVRILKSIVKEFKSNNSIYESLDK, encoded by the coding sequence ATGGATAAGGTTAAAAATCCTAAAAGATTTTCACTGAATGATAACGTACTGGATCTTGCTGACTTAAAATTTTTGCCAAGATGGGTCATCTTAGTTATTGATATATTAATATTGATTCTTTCTCTTACTGTGTCTCATTTACTTATAATGGGGTTAGAGGTAAAACATTATAATGTTTTTCCTTTACTCTATGTCTTTATGTTTCTTATTTCAGTTAATGTTTTTTATATGTATATATTTAAAACTTATCTTGGAGTCATAAGACATTCTACTTTTGTTGATTTATTTAAAATATTTCTGGCAAATCTTTGTAGTAATTTAACCATCATTATAATCAACTATACTTATTATTTTGGGTCACAGCAAAAAGTGGTATTAATACCTTTTTTGGGGTTATATTTTGCAATCTCATGTCTTTGTTTATTTGTTTTCAGACTTTGTGTGAAAGGTGGATTTAATCTCATTAAAGAAAATAAGAGAAGCCTTAGCAGAAAGAAAATTTATATACTAGGCGATGATGACTTGTCCGTTGCTATTGCTCAGGTTATTCTTTCCAGTCCCAATTTACCTTTTGATATTCAAGGTTTTATATCTTACAGTAATAAAAAAGTAAATATAAAACTATTAGATAAAAAAATTATTACCAAACAGAATTTCATTAATAATTTAAGAAATGGGATTAGTGATATTAATGGAGTTTTGGTTATAAAAGAAGCACTTCAGAAAGATGAATTAGAGTTTTGGGTTAATTTATTTTTAGAATATAATCTTAAGATTTACAAAGCACCGGCAATGCAGAAGCTTAGGACAAACGACATTATTAATAATATCAAGACTATTCAAATTGAAGATTTGCTTAACAGAAAACAAATTAAGTTAGATAATCTTGAAGTTAAAAAAAGACACTTCCAAAAAACAATTTTAGTTACAGGCGGAGCGGGCTCAATAGGTGGTGAAATTGTAAGGCAAGTGGCACTTTTAGAGCCTTTGCAAATCATTATTTTAGATCAGTCAGAAACGCCGCTTTATGATACTGAATTGGAGATGAGAGAGTTATATCCTCATATTAATTTTAAATTTATTTTGGCAGATATCTCTAATCTTAGTCGATTGGAACCCTTGTTTGCTAAATATAATTTTTCGATGGTTTATCATGCTGCTGCTTATAAGCATGTTCCATTGGTTGAAGATAATCCCCATGAGGCAGTTTTAGTTAATGTTTTAGGAACTAAAAACTTGGCTTTGCTTTCAAACAAATATAATGTTAACCGTTTTGTAATGGTTTCAACGGATAAGGCTGTTAATCCAACTAATGTAATGGGAGCCTCCAAGAGAGTGGCAGAATTATTTGTTCAATCTCTTCAGAATTTAGAAGGAAATACTACAAAATTCATCACAACACGTTTTGGAAATGTTTTGGGATCAAATGGATCTGTCATCCCCCATTTTAGAAAGCAAATAGAAAAAGGAGGTCCTGTTACAATTACTCATCCTGAAATTGTGAGGTATTTTATGACCATCGCAGAAGCTTGTGAATTAGTATTGCATGCCGGAACAATGGGAGCGGGAGGTGAGATATATGTTTTTGATATGGGAGATCCTGTCAAAATATTAGAACTAGCAAAAAGAATGATTAAACTTTCAGGCTTCGAGCCGGATATTGATATTAAAATTATTTATACTGGATTGAGACCAGGCGAAAAATTATACGAAGAGCTTCTAAGTGATAATGCAAGAACTTTACCTACTTCTCATGATAAAATTATGATTTCTAAGGATCCGTCTATGCAATTCGCAGAAATAGATGAATTAACAGATCTTGTGATAGAGTTTTCTAAAAAAGAAGAAAAGCAGGAAATAGTAAGAATACTAAAATCTATAGTTAAAGAATTTAAAAGCAATAATTCTATATATGAATCGTTAGATAAATAA
- a CDS encoding lipopolysaccharide biosynthesis protein — MVGSSSKLTINALSAVVQVVFTALLYFFLYRYLLASIGVKQLGVWSLILSFSSIANLANMGLTSGLVKFVAEYILEDDKTKLGKLIFTSIVSMSVLFVTLSLIILFSAQFFLGYVIDENFLDIALEILPYSLASLSINAIGGVFTSILEGYQKNYIRNFIYIISGIIMYVGVIILTPLFELKGVAIAQLLQSVFILVVALVFTIIINPNNKIRYWRWSSASFKELFDYGYKFQVVSICQMLYEPATKLLLSKYGGLAFLGHYEMATKVVSQFRALLTNANQVVVPVVAEKAKSQESSFLQVFYIKMNRILLLFNLPLSTTLILAAPFISLIWLDDFNFDFIFSLLVLAVATFINIMCGPAYFSSMGQGRLNILILVHVGMAIVNIALGILLGFYTGGYGIIIAWAIALSGGSLVLILNYNKTLKVRFFDVFQKEEYKLLIIGVVIFIINFLLYHFIPIENKIIKIIISLSTLFLYLPLILKNENVKQTISSVKSKKHV, encoded by the coding sequence ATGGTTGGTTCTTCAAGTAAACTCACAATTAATGCTTTATCTGCAGTAGTACAAGTTGTTTTTACAGCATTGTTGTACTTCTTTTTGTATAGATATTTGTTAGCTAGTATTGGAGTTAAACAATTAGGGGTATGGTCTCTCATATTATCTTTCTCCTCCATTGCTAACTTAGCAAATATGGGACTGACTTCTGGATTAGTTAAGTTTGTAGCTGAATATATTTTAGAAGATGACAAAACTAAACTTGGGAAACTTATTTTTACTTCTATTGTATCAATGTCTGTTTTATTTGTTACTTTAAGTTTAATTATACTTTTTAGTGCGCAGTTTTTTTTAGGGTATGTAATTGATGAAAATTTTCTTGATATTGCTTTAGAAATCCTTCCTTATTCGTTAGCATCTCTATCTATCAATGCTATTGGAGGAGTTTTTACATCTATTTTGGAAGGATATCAAAAAAATTATATCAGAAATTTTATTTATATCATTTCTGGCATAATAATGTATGTTGGGGTTATTATTCTAACTCCTTTATTCGAACTTAAAGGGGTAGCAATAGCACAATTATTACAATCAGTGTTTATTCTTGTAGTTGCACTTGTATTTACTATAATTATAAATCCGAATAATAAAATAAGATATTGGAGATGGAGCTCAGCATCATTCAAAGAATTGTTTGATTATGGATATAAATTTCAAGTAGTTTCAATATGTCAAATGTTGTATGAACCTGCTACAAAATTACTTTTAAGTAAATATGGAGGGTTAGCATTTCTAGGGCATTATGAGATGGCAACAAAAGTAGTAAGCCAGTTTAGAGCTTTGTTAACCAATGCGAATCAAGTTGTTGTACCTGTTGTCGCAGAAAAGGCAAAATCACAGGAATCTTCTTTCTTACAAGTTTTTTATATTAAAATGAATCGTATTTTATTACTTTTCAATTTACCATTATCCACTACATTAATTTTAGCGGCTCCATTCATTTCTTTGATTTGGTTGGACGATTTTAATTTTGATTTCATTTTTTCTCTTTTAGTTCTAGCTGTAGCAACTTTTATTAATATTATGTGTGGTCCAGCTTACTTCAGTTCAATGGGACAAGGAAGATTGAATATTTTAATATTAGTTCATGTAGGAATGGCTATTGTAAATATTGCTTTAGGGATTTTATTGGGTTTCTACACTGGAGGATATGGAATTATAATAGCTTGGGCAATAGCTCTTTCAGGAGGGTCTTTAGTTTTGATTTTGAATTATAATAAAACATTGAAAGTCAGATTTTTTGATGTTTTTCAAAAAGAAGAATATAAATTATTAATAATAGGTGTTGTAATTTTTATAATTAATTTTTTACTATATCATTTCATACCTATTGAAAATAAAATTATTAAGATAATTATCAGCTTATCTACACTTTTTCTATATTTACCTTTGATTTTAAAGAATGAAAATGTTAAACAGACAATTTCATCAGTAAAAAGTAAAAAGCATGTTTGA
- a CDS encoding acyltransferase produces MSVIYNFYKVIIFKWHRLKTIVWYGLFFQRIGKHCVIFNPTLITPDSIVIGNKVFIGWRARIEGVQQYQAKKFNPRIVINDGVSIQQNVHLTCADSVEIGKNTAIAANVTITDIHHPYDDINMPIEHQEIKTKPVIIGENCKIYNNSVITQGTTIGKNCTVGANSIVSGSFDDYCVIAGAPAKIIKRYSFEKQAWLKTDAKGEFI; encoded by the coding sequence ATGTCGGTAATATATAATTTTTATAAAGTAATTATTTTTAAATGGCATAGACTAAAAACAATTGTTTGGTATGGACTATTTTTCCAGAGGATAGGAAAGCATTGTGTCATTTTTAATCCGACATTAATCACACCAGACTCAATAGTTATAGGAAATAAAGTTTTTATTGGCTGGCGTGCTAGAATAGAAGGCGTGCAGCAATATCAAGCAAAGAAATTTAATCCAAGAATTGTTATTAATGATGGTGTTTCTATTCAACAAAATGTGCATCTTACTTGTGCAGATTCTGTTGAAATAGGTAAAAATACAGCAATTGCTGCAAATGTTACAATTACAGATATACATCATCCATATGATGATATAAATATGCCGATAGAACACCAGGAGATAAAAACTAAACCTGTTATTATAGGTGAAAATTGTAAAATTTATAATAACTCGGTTATTACGCAAGGAACTACAATTGGTAAAAATTGTACAGTAGGAGCTAATAGTATTGTTTCTGGTTCTTTTGATGATTACTGTGTAATAGCTGGTGCGCCGGCAAAAATTATAAAACGTTATTCTTTTGAAAAACAAGCTTGGTTAAAGACAGATGCCAAAGGAGAATTCATATAA
- a CDS encoding polysaccharide biosynthesis/export family protein has product MIFSCKVKEDIDYMKNIEQTAIQTSIQTSTFTIQPGDQLVISVSAKDNDVVRPFNQNYSASEISQYSLPSTNLPMQSQSSFTGPTYLVDSKGDILFPIIGKMNTTNKRIEEFRDELQDRLKQYVKDPGVIVRNTNFKVTVLGEVNKAGTYVIPDGQPTTILSVLGMAGDLTIYGLRKNILIVRNVDSKTTSQYIDITSAEFINSPFYYVKQNDVIYVSPNNTKKNSSSFGPQAGIFISIASVVVGLLALLFR; this is encoded by the coding sequence ATGATATTTTCGTGTAAAGTAAAAGAAGATATCGATTACATGAAGAACATAGAACAGACGGCAATTCAAACCTCAATCCAAACTTCTACTTTCACTATTCAACCAGGCGATCAATTGGTAATAAGCGTGTCTGCAAAAGATAATGATGTAGTAAGACCTTTTAATCAAAATTATTCCGCAAGCGAGATTTCACAGTACTCTCTTCCAAGTACCAATCTTCCTATGCAGTCTCAATCTTCTTTTACAGGGCCTACTTATCTGGTAGATTCTAAAGGTGATATCTTATTCCCTATCATAGGAAAAATGAATACAACGAATAAAAGAATCGAAGAATTTCGCGATGAATTACAAGATAGACTTAAACAATATGTGAAAGATCCTGGCGTAATAGTGAGAAATACAAATTTTAAAGTGACAGTTTTGGGAGAAGTTAATAAAGCTGGTACTTATGTCATTCCAGATGGACAACCTACTACAATTTTAAGCGTACTTGGGATGGCAGGAGATTTAACAATATACGGTTTAAGAAAAAATATTCTGATTGTCCGAAATGTTGATAGTAAAACAACCAGCCAGTATATTGACATAACCAGCGCAGAATTTATAAATTCTCCATTCTATTATGTGAAACAAAATGATGTAATATATGTTTCTCCTAACAATACAAAGAAAAACTCATCATCTTTTGGACCTCAAGCCGGAATATTCATTTCGATAGCTTCAGTAGTAGTTGGTTTGCTAGCATTGCTTTTTAGATAA
- a CDS encoding GumC family protein: MDNVKKKEEEFNLRELIKPYLKKWYWFVISIFITLVLAVVYVKFTTPLYSIKSSVLIKDAKKMSSASGDFGVLSGLGGFAGMGTNSIENELEIFKSKKLVQDVVQNLKLQISIFSKEKYHDVEIYKDTNPFNIYLVSEKKYEELPKKPVNIKIENNGKITLSSDEWEKDIITTYNKTVSLPYANIIVAKNPKFNSKKVKKMNLNEFYFTFSTLDDIVESYQKALDVDLVDKDATIIGLSMIYPNKEKAMDILNDIVRIYNDYAIVDKNTESKKTKDFIDDRISLISKELGNVENQKESFKINNDIVDIQSEARLNLQISTDAERQMLQLSTQIELANMLLNFLNDPKNRYSVLPTNIGFEPTAASAATSAINLYNGAVIERNRLLENATPENPLVIENAKKLEALRGSLKESLLRSRNAFEVTRASVSSEKSSRDIKINKVPTQEKLFRNIERQQQIKESLYLLLLQKREEAAISMAITGNKARVVDHAYALKKPVAPKKMISVLGALILGAIIPFAFIYIKELLNNKVVTKHDLDKLMDNSVLAEIPRMAKNEGHLIMQNDVSPLAEAFRILVTNIKFMLPKKDSAKVIFITSTIKGEGKTFVSVNLSLAIANSQNKVLVIGSDIRNPQLQRYNPAMKNAKGLTEFLYGEIDDAHSIIYPSEINPNCDFIYSGSIPPNPADLLQNGRYQILLDKVKHDYNYIILDTAPLMLVTDSFLISSVADATIYVTRSEVTEKTFIDFANKNVESEKIKNVGFVLNDIHKTNFGYGNKYGYGYQAEEKKWWQFFS; the protein is encoded by the coding sequence ATGGATAACGTAAAGAAAAAAGAAGAAGAATTTAATTTAAGAGAACTTATAAAACCCTACCTTAAAAAATGGTATTGGTTTGTTATCAGTATTTTTATAACACTTGTTTTAGCAGTTGTTTATGTGAAGTTTACGACTCCGTTGTACAGTATAAAATCATCAGTACTTATAAAAGATGCAAAAAAAATGTCTTCTGCATCTGGGGATTTTGGAGTATTGTCTGGGCTGGGTGGGTTCGCAGGAATGGGAACCAACAGTATAGAAAATGAGTTAGAAATTTTCAAATCTAAAAAGCTAGTACAAGACGTTGTACAGAATCTTAAGCTACAAATCAGTATTTTTTCAAAAGAAAAATATCACGATGTTGAAATTTATAAAGATACTAATCCATTTAATATTTATTTGGTAAGTGAAAAAAAATATGAGGAACTTCCGAAAAAACCTGTTAACATTAAGATAGAAAATAATGGGAAAATCACATTGTCGTCTGATGAATGGGAAAAAGATATTATAACAACTTATAATAAAACAGTTAGTCTTCCTTATGCAAATATTATAGTTGCCAAGAATCCAAAATTTAATTCTAAAAAAGTAAAGAAGATGAATTTAAATGAATTCTACTTTACTTTTTCTACATTGGATGATATTGTAGAAAGTTATCAAAAGGCATTAGATGTTGATCTAGTAGATAAGGATGCTACGATCATTGGTCTGTCAATGATTTATCCGAACAAGGAAAAAGCAATGGACATATTAAATGATATTGTCAGAATTTATAATGATTATGCGATAGTTGATAAGAATACAGAATCTAAGAAAACAAAAGATTTTATTGACGATAGAATTTCCCTTATTTCAAAAGAATTAGGAAATGTTGAAAATCAAAAAGAAAGCTTTAAAATCAATAATGATATTGTAGATATTCAGTCAGAAGCTAGGCTTAATTTGCAGATTAGTACTGATGCTGAAAGACAGATGTTACAGCTGAGTACTCAAATTGAGTTGGCGAATATGCTTTTAAATTTTCTCAATGATCCGAAAAATAGGTATTCTGTATTGCCAACAAATATCGGATTTGAGCCCACTGCAGCTTCTGCAGCTACTTCTGCAATCAATTTGTATAATGGAGCAGTTATAGAGAGAAACCGTTTGTTAGAAAACGCAACTCCAGAAAACCCATTGGTTATAGAAAATGCTAAAAAATTAGAAGCTTTGAGAGGATCACTTAAAGAGAGTTTGTTAAGAAGTAGAAATGCTTTTGAAGTTACAAGAGCCAGTGTTTCAAGTGAAAAAAGTAGTAGAGATATTAAAATCAATAAAGTTCCTACGCAGGAAAAATTATTTAGAAATATAGAAAGACAACAGCAAATTAAAGAAAGTCTTTACCTTCTTTTATTGCAAAAAAGAGAAGAAGCGGCTATCTCAATGGCAATTACAGGCAACAAAGCTAGGGTTGTAGATCATGCCTATGCTCTGAAAAAACCAGTGGCACCAAAAAAGATGATTTCTGTTTTAGGGGCGTTAATTTTGGGAGCTATTATACCATTCGCATTTATTTATATCAAAGAATTGTTGAATAATAAAGTTGTCACCAAACATGATTTGGATAAACTGATGGATAATTCTGTTCTTGCCGAAATACCTAGAATGGCTAAAAATGAAGGACATCTAATAATGCAGAATGATGTTTCTCCTTTAGCAGAAGCATTTAGAATACTGGTAACAAATATCAAGTTTATGTTACCTAAAAAAGACTCTGCGAAAGTCATTTTTATTACTTCAACAATAAAAGGCGAGGGGAAAACTTTTGTCTCGGTTAATCTTTCCTTAGCGATAGCAAACTCTCAAAATAAAGTTTTAGTAATTGGGTCCGATATTAGAAATCCTCAACTTCAGAGATATAACCCGGCGATGAAAAATGCGAAAGGTTTGACAGAGTTTCTTTATGGAGAAATAGATGATGCACATTCTATTATTTATCCTAGTGAAATAAATCCTAATTGTGATTTTATATATTCTGGAAGCATTCCTCCCAATCCAGCTGATCTTTTGCAAAATGGTAGATATCAAATACTTCTGGATAAAGTTAAGCATGATTATAACTACATTATTTTGGACACAGCTCCACTGATGTTGGTTACTGACTCTTTCCTTATTTCTAGTGTTGCAGATGCTACTATATATGTAACTAGATCTGAAGTTACGGAAAAAACATTCATCGATTTTGCTAATAAAAATGTAGAATCTGAGAAGATCAAAAATGTTGGTTTTGTTTTGAATGACATTCATAAAACTAATTTTGGCTATGGTAACAAATATGGTTATGGTTATCAAGCAGAAGAAAAAAAATGGTGGCAATTTTTTAGTTAA